A single genomic interval of Scatophagus argus isolate fScaArg1 chromosome 22, fScaArg1.pri, whole genome shotgun sequence harbors:
- the fbxo7 gene encoding F-box only protein 7: MKLRVRVNRQTSRVELLEEEPSLKELIDHIRETVLSSHGLSAETEFSLSLNGSEILSDTGQTLSSCGIVSGDLICVILPESAASTSSNPSTSTGRPTGSTQNQATELNQQTAAMTSSQPNSSSSSSPAALSEPEGTTDILDSKPSVSSWEPMLCSEAEEGQAPLSLELLYHSAQTASPSDAIMVAGNLLMVETGFVPQGCELKAGEMPAGWRSAGVYKLQYSHPLCENSLAMVLAVCMGPMVVINAILKMTDTVDTVRKLCLNPSSYVTDEWPGESAAAAFKDLKKLSRVFKDQLAYPLIAAAREAMALPVAFGLAALPPELLLRVLRLLDVCSVVRLSSVCRHFHHATADSTLWRHLFRRDFADQTSRSRNTDWKELYKYFYKIRCDLRRARHRSLPSYHRNPRDLFLPVPLHPPLLPGIIGGEYDQRPNLPHGLLPRPRYDPIGPPRDPDRRPLGHFPRGRPADIRRGFI; the protein is encoded by the exons ATGAAGCTGCGGGTTCGAGTCAACCGGCAGACCAGCAGAGTGGAGTTACTGGAAGAAGAACCCAGTCTGAAGGAGCTCATAGATCACATCAGGGAGACGGTTTTGTCTTCTCACGGACTCAg CGCAGAAACAGAGTTCAGTTTGTCCCTGAACGGCTCGGAGATCCTGTCAGACACCGGACAAACTCTGTCGTCCTGCGGCATCGTCTCCGGAGATTTGATCTGCGTCATCCTGCCTGAATCTGCAGCCAGCACCTCCTCAAACCCCAGCACCTCCACCGGCAGGCCCACCGGCAGCACACAGAACCAGGCCACCGAGCTGAACCAGCAGACTGCAGCCATGACATCCAGCCAG cccaacagcagcagcagcagcagccctgcagctCTGAGCGAGCCTGAGGGGACCACTGACATCCTGGACTCAAAGCCTTCAGTCTCCAGCTGGGAGCCGATGCTGTGCAGCGAGGCCGAGGAGGGTCAGGCTCCCCTGTCTCTGGAGCTCCTCTACCACTCGGCCCAGACCGCGAGTCCCAGCGATGCCATCATGGTGGCCGGAAACCTGCTGATGGTCGAAACTGGATTTGTTCCTCAG ggcTGTGAGCTGAAGGCTGGTGAGATGCCTGCAGGGTGGAGGTCAGCTGGAGTCTACAAGCTGCAGTACAGTCATCCtctgtgtgaaaacagcctGGCGATGGTGCTGGCTGTGTGTATGGGCCCCATGGTCGTCATTAACG CGATTCTGAAGATGACCGACACAGTCGACACGGTCCGTAAACTGTGCCTGAATCCATCCAGCTACGTGACCGACGAGTGGCCAG gggaaagtgcagctgcagctttcaAAGATCTGAAGAAACTGTCCCGAGTCTTTAAAGACCAGCTGGCCTACCCGCTGATCGCCGCAGCCAGAGAAG cGATGGCTCTGCCGGTGGCCTTCGGACTGGCTGCTCTTCCTCCAGAGCTCCTCCTCAGGGTCCTCAGACTGCTGGACGTTTGCTCTGTGGTGAGACTGTCCTCGGTCTGCAGACACTTTCACCACGCCACAGCCGACTCCACACTGTGGAGACACCTGTTCCGCCGGGACTTCGCAG ATCAGACCAGCAGATCCAGAAACACAGACTGGAAAGAG cTTTACAAATACTTTTATAAGATTCGCTGTGACCTCCGACGCGCTCGTCACCGCTCCCTCCCTTCATACCACCGAAACCCCCGAGACCTCTTCCTGCCcgtccccctccacccccctctgCTGCCGGGTATCATCGGGGGCGAATACGACCAGAGACCCAACCTCCCCCACGGCCTCCTCCCCCGGCCTCGCTACGACCCCATCGGTCCACCTCGAGACCCCGACAGAAGACCTCTGGGCCACTTCCCCAGAGGACGACCTGCAGACATCCGGCGAGGTTTCATCTGA